In Deefgea piscis, the DNA window TTACTTTTTAGCTGTAGTAGGCTTACTATCGACTATTTTTCTCTAAGCTCAAGGCTTGCAGGTGTTTCTAGTATTTAACTGCACATTGATTGTTGTAGTAATACGGCAAATTAATCTGAACTGACCACCGCAAAACGTTGGCGTAGCCAGCGAATTGGCGCGCCGACGATGGGGAGTTTTTGCAGCAATTCTTCGGCGGCATCCCAATAGTCGCGATGTAATGTGACCAGACCCTCGTCATTAAACACTAAATGTGAGCCACCTACGATTTGATAGGGCTTGCCATTGAGGTTAAATTCAAAGGTCCACGTCACAAAGGCTTGCTGATGTTGGGCGATTTGTTCGCCAATCACAAAGCGTGGGTTTTCAGTGGTGGCAAACATGTGCTTGAAAATGCCTTCAATCGCTAGCACCCCCGTCACGTCATTAAATGGATCTTTAAAGCGTGCCGTTGGCGCGTAAAACTGGGCCGCGTATTGCAGCGTTTGCGGCGTCAGTGTGCTGTACCAGTTTAGAAGTGGGGTTAGGCTGTTCATGGCGTTTTTACCAAATAAGATTGCAGTGCAAATCGGCAACGATAGGGCAGTAGTTGCAGTAACTTTAAAACTTGGGTAAAGCGCCATGGGAAATGGATCTCAAATTTCCCTTTACTGATGCCATGCCAAATCGCTGTTGCCGCTTGTTCCGGCGTTTGTAGTGCCGGCATGGTGAAGTCATTTTTGTCAGTCAGATGCGTTTTCACAAAGCCAGGATTAATCAGATAGACATTTAATCCTTTGGGATGC includes these proteins:
- a CDS encoding nuclear transport factor 2 family protein, which encodes MNSLTPLLNWYSTLTPQTLQYAAQFYAPTARFKDPFNDVTGVLAIEGIFKHMFATTENPRFVIGEQIAQHQQAFVTWTFEFNLNGKPYQIVGGSHLVFNDEGLVTLHRDYWDAAEELLQKLPIVGAPIRWLRQRFAVVSSD